A region of Solanum dulcamara chromosome 7, daSolDulc1.2, whole genome shotgun sequence DNA encodes the following proteins:
- the LOC129895336 gene encoding uncharacterized protein LOC129895336 has product MEGPEFSNTYAEQSEEMSERLFRKRRCCFCFPSSGGVGLKWWRKEQTEEVKQGSVWAKGINALMKLREWSEIVAGPRWKTFIRRFNRNKNGTQGKFQYDPLSYALNFDEGNNGEEDEYGLRDFSTRYASIPASARGSLDLGRDGPNFV; this is encoded by the coding sequence ATGGAGGGACCTGAATTTTCAAACACATATGCGGAGCAAAGCGAGGAGATGTCGGAGAGGCTATTCCGGAAGAGGCGTTGCTGTTTTTGCTTTCCGTCGTCAGGAGGCGTCGGCTTGAAATGGTGGCGTAAGGAACAGACTGAGGAGGTGAAACAAGGTTCTGTTTGGGCTAAAGGGATTAACGCTTTAATGAAGCTACGAGAGTGGTCGGAGATTGTGGCGGGGCCGAGATGGAAAACTTTCATCCGGCGTTTCAATCGGAACAAAAATGGGACGCAAGGGAAATTCCAGTACGATCCTCTCAGTTATGCGTTAAACTTCGACGAAGGTAATAATGGAGAGGAGGATGAGTACGGGCTCCGGGATTTCTCAACGCGCTACGCCTCAATTCCGGCGTCGGCTAGAGGGTCCCTGGATTTGGGCAGGGATGGGCCTAACTTCGTCTGA
- the LOC129894948 gene encoding protein NUCLEAR FUSION DEFECTIVE 2, protein MFHLRQVIFSVLLAFTLYSSLQAQADPSFSTRPTSPFSIALETLQNQIQYTFQDVELLRRALTHASYSGENNRALSVLGEKVIEGSVSLQLLSKDIDISPKDLNRVIMDLSSNVVTSCAADGGRLGLQKIIRVSRKTNSSAPAVVCGAFRAMFGAIAIDKSSLDSAGKVFLTIHGKGMERAMAM, encoded by the exons ATGTTCCATCTCCGGCAAGTCATTTTCTCCGTCTTACTTGCTTTCACCCTCTACTCTTCTCTTCAG GCTCAGGCAGATCCCTCCTTCTCAACCCGACCCACTTCCCCTTTCTCGATTGCTCTCGAAACTCTTCAAAATCAAATCCA GTACACATTTCAGGATGTGGAGTTACTACGACGTGCCCTGACGCATGCATCATACTCAGGTGAGAACAACAGAGCTTTGAGCGTTTTGGGGGAGAAGGTAATTGAGGGTTCGGTTTCTCTGCAATTGCTTAGCAAGGACATCGATATATCACCCAAGGATCTCAATCGGGTTATTATGGATCTGTCTTCCAATGTGGTAACATCATGCGCTGCTGACGGAGGGCGCTTAGGTTTGCAGAAGATAATCAGAGTTTCAAGGAAGACCAATTCTTCGGCTCCTGCAGTGGTTTGTGGTGCTTTCCGGGCAATGTTTGGAGCAATTGCGATTGACAAGAGTAGCTTGGACAGTGCGGGAAAGGTGTTCTTGACAATTCACGGGAAAGGCATGGAGAGAGCTATGGCGATGTAA